A window of Pyrus communis chromosome 3, drPyrComm1.1, whole genome shotgun sequence genomic DNA:
taaaaaatttaagtgtttgtacgaaagaaaagtaaaaaacttgTAAAAAGATGTTAAAATGACCTAAATAACTTTGAATACAAGTCATGTGCAAGACACATGACTTATATTGGATGGAAAACTTAACAGAGTTAGGGTgaaatgacaaattaatgattttgtaaAGTTGATATGgcaaattgcttaaaattttaatttatataacaaattaaaaaaatatgaacaagttcatatgacatttcaaaattttttcatgacgtgttttattatttatcatTCTCTGAGGTTGTTGATAGGGTGATACTTTTGGGTTTATATCAACTTTTccattatatatgtgtgttgTATATGCATTATGTTTTCTGGTTTAAATATCTAACGTACAATTATCTTATTAATTTAAAGTTATTACAACTTCACTGTTCGGGAATGCTTCTTAAAAGTGCTCATAGGCACCGTATAATTATCCTATTAATTTAAAGTCATTACAACTCCACCGTACGAACATGCAAGTTACATGTGTTATATACGTACTCCAAAAACCGCTTCTATgtttcagaaattattttaagtttttctcAATTAGAAATGCTTTTGATTGTCAGAAATCACTTTTAGTCttttcaaaaactcaatccAAATAGGTCCATTGGTAAAAAAGTCTATTAAAATCTtcttaaatcctaatttgaagTCCATTTTTATGACGTTATGATTATGTGTCTATGTTTAACTAATCTGACTTGTGATTATCCATTCTTTGGTCATTGACATATTTGATTTACTTTCCAATATTTTCATTGCAATCAATTAGGCACGAGTCAAAGTTTATCGCGACAATTGTTGAAGTAATTGAAGACAAACTAAGGCGCACCACCTCAAGTGTTGACCCCAACCTGATTGGAATTCATTCTCGAGCTAAAAACATCAATTTATGGTTACAAGATAGATCAAATGATGTTGGCATACTTGTAATCCATGGAATGCGTGGAATAGGCAAGACAACAATTGCAAAGTTTGTTTATGATTCAAACTTCAGAAGATTTCAAAGAAGCAGTTTTGTTGAGAATATCAGAGAAATTTCAGAACAATCcaatggcttgattcaaatacAAAAACAGCTTCTTCATGATATTTCGACTGGGAGAAAAGTGAAAATACATAGTATAAGAGAGGGAATGACTAGGATTGAAGATGCCATTAGCTATAAAAAAGTTCTTCTTGTTCTAGATGATGTGGATCACAAGGACCAACTGTTGGATGTAGTATTTGGGATGCGAGATCGGTTTTATCCAGGAAGTAAGATCATCATAACAACTAGCTCTGCAGGGTTGTTAAATACTGACCACCAAGTTAAGTTTCATTGTGTTGAAACTTGGAATTACGTTGAATCAATGAAGCTCTTCAGTCTGCATGCTTTTGGGCAGGAATACCCCCTTAAATGCTACATGGATCATTCAAGAAGGTTAGTACAACACTGTGAAGGACTTCCATTAGCCCTCAAAATTTTGGGATCTTCTCTTTCGGGAAAGGATATATCTGTATGGGAAAGTGCAGTAAGAAAATTGGAAGCCATTCCAGATGGTCAAATCTTGAAAAAGCTCAAACTAAGCTACGACTCCTTACAAGACAACCATGACCAAGATCTATTCCTTCATATTGCATGCTTCTTTATCGGAATGGACAAAGATGTTATCGTTAGCATACTAGATGACTCTGATTTTTTCACAGATATTGGTATGCAGAATCTCATTGACAGATACTTGGTAAGGATTGATAAATATAAAAAGATCCAGATGCATCACATGATTCGTGACATGGGAAGAGAAATTGTTCTCCTAGAATCAAAGGAGCCTGGACAACGCAGTAGATTATGGCGTCATAAGGAttcttttgaagttttgaaggaAAACAGTGTAAGACATTAACATGCTCTTGATCTTGCATTTGTTCACTTTTCTTTTGGCTATTGCAAATTCACcaatgcattttttttcttgttgttaTTAGGGTACACAAAAAATTGAAGGCCTTTGTTTCATGAACATGAAAATGCACCCAGAATACGCTCCTTCAAGAAACTCAGGTGATCAATTAGTTTTTGAAACTAATGCGTTTTCAAGGATGCACAGATTGAAATTCCTCCAGCTTAGTCATGTAAAACTCAATGGATCCTACAAAGAATTTCCCACAGGAATAAGATGGTTGTGCTGGCTTCAATTTCCCTTTGATTCTTTACCCTGTGATTTTCCACTGGACAGCCTTGTTGCTCTTGAAATGTGCTATAGCAGCTTGAGACAAGTTTTGAAGCGAACAGCGGTAATATGCTACTCTATACACtgtcttttaattttacttttatctttttatgGTTTTCAGTGATTACTTATACATAGTAAGAACTGATTTTACCTTCTCTGAATTTTCTGAACAGTATCTGCCATCACTAAAGATCCTAAATCTTAGCCATTCCCATGGCCTTAAGGCGACCCCCGACTTTTGGCCTGTCCCAAATCTGGAAAGGCTGATTCTTAAAGATTGTGCCAATTTGGTTGATGTCCATGAATCCATTGGAGACCTAGAGAGACTTATTTGTTTGAATATGGAAGATTGCAAAAATCTTAAGAAGCTTCCGAAGAACATTTCTATGCTAACGTCCCTTGAAACGCTTATTATATCTGGTTGCTCAAAGGTTGAAGTGTTTCCGACAGAGATAAGTAAGATGGAATCTCTGAAAGTATTCCAAGCTGATGGCGTTTCAATACATCAATTACGCACTGCCTCCCAGTGGTGGACCTTATGGCCAACGAAAAGTGTAGGAATTTCTTGGGCTTCTTATCTACCACACAATTTAGTAACTTTAAGTCTTAGAAACTGCAATCTTTCCGATGAGATTTTTCCTAGGGATTTTGGTAATCTACCCTCATTGCAAATATTGGACCTGAGCAGTAATTCAATTCGTAGCCTACCAGATTGCGTTAGCAATGTTAGGGGGCTTCGTAAACTCTCTCTTGAGGGGTGTAAGAGGCTCAAATCACTTTTAAGGCTGCCAAGCGTAGGAGAATTGGAAATACAGAATTGCACATCATTGGAAATAGTAACGTTTCAATCACTTTCAGACTCCAGAATATGTGCCGCAATGGATTCCAATTTTAATCTAGTTGAGGTTGAGTACTGGTACAAGTTAGAGCCTATTGAAACAGTTGATGTGGAAATGATCAACCTTTTAGGTTTGAGCAACCTGAATTTGAATGAAGCCATTATGGTGGAAATCGTATCTCCATTTTCTGGGGGGAGGAGCATGACGCATTCCCtccaggtctctctctctctctctctctctctctctctctctctcacacgcACGCGCACACACATCATATCATGCAAGAGTAGCTAACTTACAACATTTTGATTCGCATGGTACAGGGACTCTATGAATATGGCATATTCAACACATTCCTTCCGGGAGATTACGAGGTTCCTCAATATGGCTCGTTTACCCATAAAAGTAGAGGGTCCTCAATATCTTTCACTGTACCTTCACTTCCCACTTCGAGGATCCGAGGCTTGAACTTCTTCTATGTCTACGCAGAATCCTACAACAATGATTCTCCTGATTTCAATGCTGATAATGATGTGCCACATCCAGTACTTATGAAAGTTAGTAATAAGAGTAAAGTCCTAAAGTGGATCTATGGCCCAACATTCTTGTGTGTTCCAGGCTATGGACAAGACGTGATATGGTTAAGCCATTGGAAGTTTGGGAATAAGTTGGAAGGTGGGGATGAGGTGACTTTTTCAGTATTCACGACATCTGGGGTTCAGATAAAGGAGTGGGGCCTCAAGCTTGTGTACTACGAGGAAGATGAGATGAGTACGCAACACAACACGACGGAACCTTTTTATCCATGTGTCATTGCTGGAGATTTGTCATGTAATCTGGTGTCAGGAGCATACGTTCTCTTCCCTCTTATGGACATCAGCATTGATGATATGCTTACTTCAGCTTGGTTCAACTGCGTCACTGGAGACGTTGACGAAATAACAGGTATGTTGTTCAGTGTCCTATATGATTTCACTCCAATTTTTtgtaaggaaaaagaaaaaacacaacGAAAACACTGATATATTATCAtcacaagtgtttttttttttctcgggGCAATGCTAATCTCACTTTCAGTTTGTCATCATGTACGCATGTTGtgttttaaaacaaaatgtTAAATTAAAGTTCACGACGACAATCTAAAAGTGCAAAAATCAACCCCAATATTTTGTAGGTTATATTTAGGTCGTCGATAAGTGTGGGAATCAATTAACTTGTATTTGTTTGCTTgatagaaaaagaagaagagcaaCAAGGTGACTGCACACTTGCAGCACAAAGGGGCAGCAATGACAATAGAAATAGCCGTGGTGGCAGAGGTTGGAAGGTGGTCATGATGATCATGGCGACTGTCTTCGTTCTCTCTTTTCCTCTAGTCTCTCACTCTTCTCTCTTTCAGCGAAAGAAGCATAGAGCCACTAGTCCTCCACGACTCAATCCAGGTCTTCAGACTATATCTGATCATGAATAACTGGACTATAACGGTTGAattgttttattgtttgttgaCTAAAATTAGGTGATAGACTTGTCCTGCCTTCATTGATCAGAGTATTGATAGATATGTAACATATATTTATGCTTTAGGCTatacttttttattaatttatcattattattattattattaagggaaaATGGAGGAATTTGaaaatattacaataatttaggagatAGGAGAGTTTCGAACCCGGAACACATAGGTGGAAACCCAGCACCTTATCCACTAAGATAATGAACCATATGCACTTTTAGGCTATACATAAAAACAACTAACTTCGCAGTTTTGGCTAGAACTAGTAAATGATGGGTAAGTGAGGACTCAAAATTTCTTTGTAGGActcagttttttgtttttttagtgaATTGGATGGTGCATGCATTTCGGAAATGCTTTTTGTTGTGTCATGGcaatattattgttattatattttatacaaaaaaaaaatatcaataaaatGTAGTACTTGATAAATTAGGGGCATGACTTTAAAACATCTACATCTAAATCTTAAACCAAATTAACTACTTTAATAAGAACACTCAATAGAGACAATACACTACCAAATTTAATATTCTTCTGAAGCAAGACCATAACCCCACGACCAGGCAGATCACTTGTTCGTTTTATTGCCACGAAACATTTACCTTAATGCAATCACAATTAGTTTTGGTGTTTGATTATTCTCAAATCACAGGGTCATTGCCACCCAAGAATTTTTAACACCCTTAAATGTCTATAATGTTTGCTGACttgtttgaatgtgcttttaagatgactaaaaacgcttttaaagaaaatatttttgagttccaaaagcacttaaaatgctttatGCAAGAACACCAGTTATGTGTTTCTTTCAGGAAGtactttaaatgttttttcaaaatttacttacttttttactaaagattggttccAAACACTGCTACAAATTTTTACATATATGACGTAGTTTATGGATCATGTTAAAAGTTTAATGACGCAGGGGTTTAGCATCATCTTTATGGATGtcattaaagatattttttagggtaaagtacaaaaaactacctcaactattggtatcacgacactttcatcgttcatcttttaaaattgacaatatcatacatcatctttagaatttggttcAATGATATACCTTTcgttacttggccgtttacttttcagttaaatgctgacgtgtcTTGATTAgagacccactttctattaaaaaaaatcattaaaatattattaaaaactaaaaaaaaatttaatattttttaaatattaaaataatagtaaaaagtaaaaaaaaataataataaataaaataaaataactcgTCCCTCCCCTCTCCCTCCCCCCCTCGTCTCTCTTCttcccatcttcatcttcttccccccacctgcaaaccaccccaaaaaaaaaaaaaaaaaaaaaaaaaaaattaagatgaggaagaaaaaaaaaaaaaaaaattgaaaacccatcaaccccccagcagaagaaggagaaggaggaagaagaagaaaaggaaaaaaaagaggaggaagaaaaaatccaccactctcattcattctccacatcctcttccgcacccatcctTCACTATCTCTGCGCACCCATCTTCCCGTcgacgggatctgggtttttttttttttttttctaggttgcaggagggagaagagggggtgggggAGGGAGGAAACtgagtgtgggtgtgggggaagacaaattggaaattttttttttttttttttcttctttggggTTTGCAGgtgagggaagaagatgaagagggggagggggaggggagggacgaaatgagggttttatttttattttattttttactttttattattattttaatatttaaaaaatattaaataatttttttttagtttttaatgattttttaatagaaagtgaaTTCCGaattaagccacgtcagcatttaactgaaaggtaaacggccaagtaacggaaggtatacCATTGGActaaattctaaagatgaggtatgacattgtcaattttaaaagataaggtatgaaagtgtcgtaacaccaatagttttttgtactttaccctatttTTTATGATGCTGAATGAGTGTCACATATTACTTCTAAGGATGCCTAACAAGCGTCATTGAATTAAGAACTTCTGTCATCTATTACcatttaaaacacaaaataagtgTCATGAATAGAGGAATAAGCGTTATGCTATACTAAACATGACATACAAACACAGTATCATGTATAGCTTCTAGAGACACTTAACAAGCGTCcttgaattaaaaaaacatgTCATCTATTTCAATTTGAGACGCGAAATATGTGTCATAAATAGAGGAATGAGCGCATGGTATACTAAACATGATATCTATAGCATTGAAACCATTTGCACCATCAGTGAATATTAGCAACGACACACAAAACGTGTCTTAAATCGTTCAATACCTATCCTGAAATATGTTTGATGACATATATAAcgtatttttaatttgaaaacaatCTAGAAAGCAAGATATTTACCTCAAATAAACCAATATTGCTTCATAAATTTGTATTTCATCCACCACCAAagtattacaaaagaaaatctCACAGTCAACACACTTTATAAAATGTAGAGCTTTCCTACCAAAATAAAACTATTAAGTTcacttaatttaaaatttcagaAACCAGCTAGTCTAGTGTTTCATCTATTGGGATGAAGTCATCAACATACTCAGCTCACTCTATTCTTAATGCATCAATTTCCTGTTGAGTGTATGTAGCTTTTTCTTTGAACTGCAACAAATCACAGCCAAAGGGAACGTGTCACAACAAAACCTAATTTCAGTCATTAACAAATCATATTTCATATATAACTGTGAAACATACCTTCACCACGAAGGAATAAATTTACCATTTGGTATGACATTGTCGTCATCCTCATTTTCCTCATCTGATTCTTTGAATGGAAAGATGTCATAAGACTATTCTTGACTTGTAATGCCAATTGAATTCTCCATTTCTCTGTCTACATTGCTCGGTACCTTAAATATCACAGGAAGTATCAGCGTGAGTCTTTACTGAAAAGGTGAAAGTGCACAAAAGATGCAACTATTCATGCATAAAACTTTCTAACGGTGGTTCAGATTTGAGTTTACAATAAGCTATTTTGATTTTTAACAGAAGAGAAGGCCTCAAAAGGGAAGGCCTCGGAAGAGAATGCCTCAAAAGAGTTAAAGCCAACAAGTTTAAAGGTCCTATGCAAACTACAACAACAGATGGTCATAATTCAAGCTATGCTCACAGTTTCTCACTCTGCTCCAGCCTATGTAAGTAAAAGCTCTCAACATATGCAAGTAGATCCTAAGATATGGTGGCCATCGATTGTTAAAAAGTCATTACCATTTACCTCTGCTTTATATCCATAATTACTGGAGGCCTCATAGAACACTTCGTGGACAATACTTTCTCTTCCAATATTGCTTATTGAAATCCTGGAAGTACTAGGCTCAGTCTCCGAAATATTTCTGGAATTGTCAAATCCCCTTTCTTCCTCCATTTTCTTATTTGCCGTTTCCCCTGCAACTGTGTCCAATCCTTGTCAATGGGTTAGGCATTAACATATAAACTATTATCACACTTAAAGTCTTTCCCACTCAAAGTCTTTGCAAATAATCATTCTTCAAACACATAGTACCCAATATTAGACAAAATACCCAAACAATTAAAGTGACAAGCAAAGAGAGATAAATTGATAAGTTTTTCATTAGATTGTTTCCTATAAAATCTTAACTCCATTCAAGAAGTTTTCAAGATCAAATACACATTATTCCATCACCAACCAAGTATCGTAACCCCTTTCTCCTTTTGAAACCAAATCAAACATCATTTACGGGATTCTATTAAACAAACTCACTTCAAAAGATGGTGATCACTGGCCTGTCTAACAAAATGAACTCAATTAACCCAACATCTTAGTAAGTTACTGATCAGAAATATTAAAGGAATATAGAGCAGATTAATGCATACCAGTTCTATATGCAAGGAATACAAAATCGTTTCCTCTTAGTAAGTTACACTCTTTGTAGCGAACTTGAGACATTTCCCTCCTCCGCATTGCTCCGATCTCGACTCATCTACTTCACCATTCCCTTCCAAATCACCAGTTCTTCCCTTTTACTCTCTGCGCTTCTTCACAAAAGTACCGACATTGTGTCTGCATTCATCAACGCTTTCTTCCTCATCATTCTCCAAATACTCCACCCCAAGTTTCTGCTTCTCTTGCTAATTAAGTCACCAGTTCcattaaagaataaataaataaaccaagcCAGTGTACCGATCAGAATAgctccaattaaaaaaaaaaaaaaaaaaaatcgtccAACAATATTAACTATTAGTGATGAagtaaaacacaaaaaaaaaataaaaaataaaaacaatgagaGAACTTATGAGAATAGATAAGACTGGAATTTGcggaaaaatgatgaaacaacaGCAAGAACAAATAAATTAGAAGATAATTCCTCAAACAATCTTACCGAATGAGAAGAGTTGATGTTGAATTCGAGTATCTAGCAGcaaaaagaatgaacttagagATGAGAACAAAATTAGGATAGGGAAAGGGGAGATTTTGAGAGAGGAACAGGAACCCTAAATCCTTACCTGGTGCAATTGTGTCTCAGCATCAGTAGTTATGGCGAGAGTGGCAGAGAAGGATTTTCGCTTTGAAGAGAGGGAGATAGGCGGAGAGCGAGAACCAGAGAGGCAGAGAGCGAGAGGGAGGTGAGAGCGTGCGGTAACTGAATctcattataaatttttttcccatttttagctttttcaatatttttttttttccgatttttccgtccttttttttttttttccctaagtTGCCTCGTAATAttgttttaaaaacattttataaaatgtactaaaaaaacaggaaaactaattaaaatagtttgaaaattttaagttttaacgaaaaatgataaaataaattgtaaagttaatagtactataattgactttttagcgtaaaaatgtggtttttcgttaaagtgaacagtactgggatcttttcgttaaagttccaaaaaaaaaacatttaaaaaaaaaaaaaagtcaataaaaaatttaccaaatatCATGGAAGTctatgaaaaatattttcaccaaaaccgTTTTCAATCActttaaataagaaattagaaTGTCCTACAAGTTTTCTATAgttgttaaattaaacattcatCCCCTCTAAATATTTGATTATGGTGTTTTGACCAATTGTAACCTAAATAATTTTCtattcatttaatttcaatgtcATTAATTAAAATGTATTTATATTGAGGCATAAGGTAGCTTAGCAACTAATTGCCTATaatataggaatttaattttGGTTAATCTCCTTTTACgcattaaatgatattttttaataaaatacaataaaagattaattaactaattccttATTTCCTCATtatcaatattaaaaaaaaatatctcctCCTATTAAAAACgtctcaataaaaagtcttccatacatatttttttcacggacaaatatataaaaaaaaaagtatactTAAAACTTATTGTACATTTGAGACAAAAGTATCGACTTTTGGTATATTTAGATttcaaatataccaaaaaaccaaatgtaccaaaaaatcaaatgtaccataaaaccaaatgtaatCATTGTTATATTATGTAATCCTTTTGGTatgtttagatttcaaatgtaccataaaaccaaatgtgtcTATTTTCGTGTAACCCTTTTGGTATGTTTAGATtccaaatataccaaaaaaCCAATGTACAAAAAATCTCAAAtgtaccacaaaaccaaatgtctctatcaaataacccttttggtacatttacatacaaaaaattaaatccactgtaaaactaaatgtgtccatattataggtaactagacatagctatataatcaaacaaatctttattatgtgCTAGGTCCTTTCAAATAATCAAatctgacaattttttttaaaatattctactatattcacacaaagaaaaaaattataacaaacaataaaaaatgcatagagatggataataaatgcataaatatagggataataagtaaagaaaaaaaaaacgaaatgcCCAGGAGAAGtcgtgaaaaactaaaattctaaacaaaattgaacttatgtgAAAAACTAGAATTAATAACCACAATTTTaagaaaatgtttgatcaacTTTTTAAAAGGGTTGTATGTTttatctaaaaaaattaaaaaaacgaggcgcctatatcaaaacgCTCATTTTCCAAAaccttaataattttattattttatgtttatgttttcaatttggctATAAATTGTTGTTGGAGAATAGGATCCACATCGGTCATA
This region includes:
- the LOC137729838 gene encoding uncharacterized protein, yielding MRRREMSQVRYKECNLLRGNDFVFLAYRTVAGETANKKMEEERGFDNSRNISETEPSTSRISISNIGRESIVHEVFYEASSNYGYKAEVPSNVDREMENSIGITSQE